A segment of the Calditrichota bacterium genome:
CTCGACCGTATGCGCGCGGCGCGCTACTCCAGCCGCCAGAAGCGCAAGATACAAATGGATGGTATGGTGGGGTCACTTTCGCTCGAGGGCATAACGCCGACCGCATTGCCTTGGATTAGGCTTGGAGTCTATACCGGGGCGGGAAAGGGAGTTACTATGGGTTATGGTGGTTACACGGTGAGTTACGAGTAGATGTCAACAGTGTATGACTTCAGCACATCGTGGACGGTTTTGGGCAAAAAGCTAAGGAGTGGTTTTGAGGAAATCGGAAACGATTTTCCTTGTTAGCAATACCGCTCAGGAGAGGCTATGAAGCCCAGAAACAAAACCAAGGTCGGCATCCGAGCCGGAAGCGGTGGCCCGCGACATCAAGCGCGTCACCGCAAGAAGTATTCTGCCGATGACAAGATCCGCATCATCCTCGAAGGTCTGCGCGGCGAAACCGCCATCGCTGAAATCTGCCGCCGCGAAGGCCTGGCAACCGGCCTCTACTACCGCTGGTCGAAAGACTTCCTTGAAGCCGGCAAGAAGCGCCTGCAGGGCGACATCGTCCGCGAAGCCAACTCCAATGACGTCAACGAACTGCGCAAGGAGAACGCCCAACTGCGCGATTTGGTCGCCAACTTCGCCGTCAAGAACGAGGTGCTAAAAAAAAGTCTGCGTGGGCTGGACGACGACTTGGACGAACTATGACGCTCAACCAATCCGAGAAGATTGAGATCATCCGGATGGTTGAAGAGTCCAACCTGTCAGTCAGAAAGACATTGTCTGAGCTGGACATCCCGCGCAGCACCATCTACAAGTGGTATGCCCGCTACCTGGACTACGGCTACGACGGCTTGGCCGACCTGGGACGCAACCCTAAGCGCGTCTGGA
Coding sequences within it:
- a CDS encoding transposase — its product is MKPRNKTKVGIRAGSGGPRHQARHRKKYSADDKIRIILEGLRGETAIAEICRREGLATGLYYRWSKDFLEAGKKRLQGDIVREANSNDVNELRKENAQLRDLVANFAVKNEVLKKSLRGLDDDLDEL